A single Amphiura filiformis chromosome 8, Afil_fr2py, whole genome shotgun sequence DNA region contains:
- the LOC140159634 gene encoding D(1A) dopamine receptor-like, whose protein sequence is MEPNSSDLVSESHILDDTSYMDDGRKAREVFTTVTLALLCIVIPITILGNSTTIVAFIKVRSLREKPSDLLILALSFADLGIGFALAMLFPVTAIGYWPWGEVGCQFYVFFANICVFSGVIITACISWDRYLLISREYPKYVKIQTRKNVIITILLVYGYATLVGIIELSLWNVIPIPIPGGKESFNYDRECRSPPKHNFSYAVTMFMVNMFLPMIVIELLSFAFVILLRRKLKRRVQVEDRDMSGTRTDENTADSTTGTTRGTNSDNQNAKKNTRNRYTKAAITLGALVIALNICLPPFVLYILTVSFFCPECSNGLVRDMLSNLTFFNSCLNPLLYAATMGKIRRFYKTLILCKRRV, encoded by the coding sequence ATGGAGCCGAACAGTAGTGATTTGGTGAGTGAATCGCACATTTTAGATGATACTAGTTATATGGATGATGGTCGTAAAGCAAGAGAAGTTTTCACAACCGTGACACTTGCATTGCTCTGTATCGTAATTCCGATTACCATCCTGGGTAACTCAACCACAATAGTCGCATTTATCAAAGTGCGTTCTCTGCGTGAAAAACCAAGTGATCTACTCATACTTGCCCTATCGTTTGCTGATCTTGGAATTGGATTTGCACTTGCTATGCTCTTTCCCGTCACAGCTATCGGGTACTGGCCATGGGGAGAAGTTGGTTGTCAATTCTATGTGTTTTTCGCGAATATTTGTGTATTTTCTGGAGTCATAATCACAGCATGTATAAGTTGGGACAGATACTTACTGATATCCAGAGAATATCCGAAGTATGTCAAGATCCAGACGCGTAAAAACGTGATAATCACAATCTTGCTCGTGTATGGATATGCAACCCTTGTGGGGATAATAGAATTGAGCTTGTGGAATGTTATACCAATTCCAATTCCGGGAGGCAAAGAGAGTTTCAATTACGATCGAGAATGCCGCTCACCACCAAAACACAACTTCTCGTATGCTGTAACAATGTTCATGGTCAATATGTTTTTACCGATGATAGTTATAGAATTGTTGAGTTTCGCGTTTGTTATCCTTTTAAGACGTAAATTGAAAAGACGAGTTCAAGTCGAAGACCGAGATATGTCCGGTACCAGGACTGACGAAAACACAGCGGATTCAACCACTGGAACGACAAGAGGTACAAATTCGGATAATCAAAATGCAAAGAAAAACACACGGAATAGGTACACCAAAGCTGCCATAACACTCGGGGCACTTGTTATTGCGCTGAACATTTGCTTGCCACCATTCGTGTTGTATATTCTGACTGTGAGCTTTTTCTGCCCAGAATGTAGCAATGGGTTGGTGAGAGATATGCTGAGTAATCTCACATTCTTCAATTCGTGTCTCAATCCACTTTTGTACGCAGCTACGATGGGGAAAATTAGACGATTTTATAAAACTCTTATATTATGCAAAAGACGGGTTTAA
- the LOC140159635 gene encoding LOW QUALITY PROTEIN: D(1A) dopamine receptor-like (The sequence of the model RefSeq protein was modified relative to this genomic sequence to represent the inferred CDS: inserted 1 base in 1 codon) translates to MEANSNDSVSESHIFDDTSYMDDVRKPREVFTTVTLALLCIVIPVTILGNSTTIVAFVKVRSLREKPSDLLILALSFADLGIGFALAMLFPVTAIGYWPWGEIGCQFYVFFANICVYSGVIITACISWDRYLLISREYPKYVKIQTRXNVIITILLVYGYATIVGIIELSLWNVIPIPIPGGKNSFNYDRECRSPPKHNFAYAVTMFMVNMFLPMIVIEWLSFAFVILLRRKLKRRVQVEDRDMSGNRNDENTADSTTGTTRVIEWLSFAFVILLRRKLKRQVQVEDRDMSGTRTDENTADSTIGTTRGTNSDNQNAKKNTRNRYTKAAVTLGALVIALNICLPPSVLYITTVNFFCPECSNGLVRDMLSNLLFFNSCLNPLLYAATMGKIKRFYKNLVLCKRQV, encoded by the exons ATGGAGGCGAACAGTAATGATTCCGTGAGCGAATCGCACATTTTTGATGATACTAGTTATATGGATGATGTTCGTAAACCAAGAGAGGTTTTCACAACCGTGACACTTGCATTGCTCTGCATCGTAATTCCGGTCACCATCTTGGGCAACTCAACCACAATAGTCGCATTCGTCAAGGTGCGTTCTCTTCGTGAAAAACCAAGTGATCTTCTCATACTTGCCCTATCGTTTGCTGATCTTGGAATTGGATTTGCACTTGCTATGCTCTTTCCCGTCACAGCCATCGGGTACTGGCCATGGGGAGAAATTGGTTGTCAATTCTATGTATTTTTTGcgaatatttgtgtatattctggCGTCATAATCACAGCGTGTATAAGTTGGGACAGATATTTACTGATATCCAGAGAATATCCGAAGTATGTCAAAATCCAGACGC AAAACGTGATAATCACAATCTTGCTCGTGTATGGATATGCAACCATTGTGGGGATAATAGAATTGAGCTTGTGGAATGTTATACCAATTCCAATTCCGGGAGGCAAAAATAGTTTCAATTACGATCGAGAATGCCGCTCACCACCAAAACACAACTTCGCGTATGCTGTAACAATGTTCATGGTCAATATGTTTCTACCAATGATAGTTATAGAATGGTTGAGTTTCGCGTTTGTTATTCTTTTAAGACGTAAATTGAAAAGACGAGTTCAAGTCGAAGACCGAGATATGTCCGGTAACAGGAATGACGAAAACACAGCGGATTCAACCACTGGAACGACAAGAG TTATAGAATGGTTGAGTTTCGCATTTGTTATTCTTTTAAGACGTAAATTGAAAAGACAAGTTCAAGTCGAAGACAGAGATATGTCCGGTACCAGGACTGACGAAAACACAGCGGATTCAACCATTGGAACGACAAGAGGTACAAATTCGGATAATCAAAATGCAAAGAAAAACACACGAAATAGATACACTAAAGCTGCCGTAACACTCGGGGCACTTGTTATTGCGCTTAACATTTGCTTGCCACCATCTGTGTTGTACATTACGACTGTGAACTTTTTCTGCCCAGAATGTAGCAATGGTTTGGTGAGAGATATGCTGAGTAATCTTCTATTCTTCAATTCGTGTCTCAATCCACTTTTGTACGCAGCTACGATGGGGAAGATAAAACGATTTTATAAAAATCTTGTATTGTGTAAAAGGCAGGTTTAA